In one Methanobacterium sp. genomic region, the following are encoded:
- a CDS encoding 2-oxoacid:ferredoxin oxidoreductase subunit beta gives MNDKTKGSRFINYLRRERMPTIFCAGCGNGIVINTFFNAMEMAKLSLDNITMVSGIGCSSRIPGYIKCDSLHTTHGRPIAFATGVKLANPDMDVVVFSGDGDAAAIGGNHLIHGARRNIDLTVICINNSIYGMTGGQISPTSPKGSFGSTAPYGALETPFDLAELVTAAGATYVARWTTAHPLQLSNAIKKGLQNKGFSFIEVISQCPTYFGRKNKMRSAVDMMKWMKEQSVVKRKAEKMSEEELEGKLIVGDFADSIRPEFSESLCELVNQKCQEGSPEAVKSAYKTEL, from the coding sequence ATGAATGATAAAACGAAAGGAAGTCGTTTTATAAACTATTTAAGAAGAGAAAGAATGCCTACCATTTTTTGTGCAGGGTGTGGTAATGGGATTGTTATAAACACATTCTTTAATGCCATGGAAATGGCAAAACTAAGCCTTGACAACATTACAATGGTTTCAGGGATTGGATGTTCCTCAAGAATACCAGGATATATAAAATGTGATTCGCTTCACACAACCCATGGAAGACCTATTGCATTTGCAACTGGAGTTAAATTAGCAAATCCTGATATGGATGTTGTTGTATTCAGCGGAGATGGTGATGCTGCAGCCATAGGGGGAAATCATCTAATTCATGGAGCAAGAAGAAATATAGATCTAACAGTAATTTGTATAAACAACAGTATTTATGGAATGACCGGAGGTCAGATAAGTCCAACATCTCCAAAAGGCAGTTTTGGGAGTACAGCACCATATGGAGCGCTTGAAACACCTTTTGATTTAGCTGAACTTGTTACTGCCGCTGGTGCAACATATGTGGCAAGATGGACCACTGCACATCCATTACAGCTTTCAAATGCCATTAAAAAAGGTCTTCAAAATAAAGGATTCTCATTTATCGAGGTTATATCCCAGTGTCCAACTTATTTTGGCCGAAAAAACAAAATGAGGTCCGCAGTGGACATGATGAAATGGATGAAAGAGCAGAGTGTTGTTAAAAGAAAAGCTGAGAAAATGAGTGAAGAGGAACTTGAAGGAAAACTTATTGTTGGTGATTTTGCAGATAGTATCAGGCCTGAATTTTCAGAATCCCTATGCGAATTGGTAAACCAGAAATGCCAGGAAGGGTCGCCTGAAGCTGTTAAATCTGCTTATAAAACCGAATTATAA
- a CDS encoding 2-oxoacid:ferredoxin oxidoreductase subunit gamma: MRKDIRIAGFGGQGIILAGIVIGRAASLHDNLFAVQTQSYGPEARGGASRTEVVISDSEIDYPKVQYPDIFVAMSHEALMAYLEGLKDGGILIVDPDMIKEEEVLPFVEKHNISYFKAPATKTAAEKIGLSIVANIVMIGAITKATKVISEEAARKAITESVPPGTEKKNLAAFEAGMELIDGG; the protein is encoded by the coding sequence TTGCGAAAAGATATAAGAATTGCCGGATTTGGTGGACAGGGGATAATTCTTGCTGGAATCGTTATTGGAAGAGCTGCATCTCTTCATGATAACTTATTTGCTGTTCAAACACAGTCTTATGGTCCAGAAGCAAGAGGCGGGGCTTCAAGGACAGAAGTAGTAATAAGTGACAGTGAAATAGATTATCCAAAGGTTCAATATCCTGATATATTTGTTGCAATGTCTCATGAGGCTTTAATGGCTTATTTAGAAGGTCTTAAAGATGGAGGAATATTAATCGTTGATCCAGATATGATAAAGGAAGAAGAAGTGCTTCCATTTGTAGAAAAACATAATATTAGCTATTTTAAAGCCCCGGCAACAAAAACAGCTGCAGAAAAAATTGGACTCAGTATAGTGGCTAATATTGTAATGATTGGTGCAATAACAAAAGCAACTAAAGTTATATCTGAAGAAGCGGCTAGAAAAGCTATAACAGAAAGCGTTCCTCCAGGAACAGAAAAAAAGAATCTTGCTGCCTTTGAAGCAGGCATGGAACTTATTGATGGGGGTTAA